A single Panthera tigris isolate Pti1 chromosome A3, P.tigris_Pti1_mat1.1, whole genome shotgun sequence DNA region contains:
- the CD93 gene encoding complement component C1q receptor isoform X2 has product MATSAGLLLPLLLLGQPWAGAGAPGEAVVCAGNACYTAHWGKLSAAEAQSHCSKNGGNLATVKSEEEAWNIQRALAQLLELEEALEARMGKFWIGLQREKAKCLDSSLPLKGFSWVGGGEDTLYTNWNREVRSSCVSRRCVSLLLYLSLPSHASHLSKWSEGPCGTPNSPGSNIEGFVCKFSFKGMCQPLALGGPGRVEYRTPFQATSSSLDTVPFASVANVACGDGDEGREHYFLCKEKASDVFDWGSSGPLCVSPKYGCSFNNGGCQQDCFEGGDGSFRCGCRPGFRLLDDLVTCASRNPCSSSPCKGAATCVLGPHRKNYTCLCPQGYQLDSSQQDCVDVDECQDSPCPQECVNTPGGFHCECWVGYEPRGPGEEACQDVDECASGHSPCSQDCTNTDGSFHCFCKEGYVLAGEDGTQCLDVDECEGPEHGLCEGLCLNTQGSFRCSCLPGWELGPDGVSCTAGSTSLAPQTGPPQGEDMGDREGNLVYSSTISRPTGDSEGTSKEPPTMKRPSLPSEAPTTLTAPDMLAPSGPPGEWMEPITHHPKATTDHGENTDEAKQSDNGTDGQKLLLFYILGTVVAILLLLALALGLLVYRKRKAKREEEKEKKPQNAADSYSWAPERAENRALENQYSRQRPSTAPSQSAQPDRVCLRILPILKPSLQFPWTVTLMSIWPPGSFHSNSQKQSWIQGFQSKYFP; this is encoded by the exons ATGGCCACCTCTGCCGgcctgctgctgccgctgctgctccTGGGCCAGCCCTGGGCGGGGGCTGGAGCTCCCGGGGAAGCTGTGGTGTGCGCGGGGAATGCCTGCTACACAGCCCACTGGGGCAAGCTGAGTGCGGCCGAGGCCCAGAGTCACTGCAGCAAGAATGGGGGAAACCTGGCCACTGTGAAGAGTGAAGAGGAGGCTTGGAACATCCAGCGAGCCCTGGCCCAGCTCTTGGAGTTGGAGGAGGCCCTAGAAGCTCGGATGGGCAAGTTCTGGATCGGGCTCCAGCGCGAAAAGGCAAAGTGCTTAGACTCCAGCTTGCCGCTGAAAGGCTTCAGCTGGGTGGGCGGCGGGGAAGACACACTTTACACCAACTGGAACAGGGAGGTCAGGAGCTCCTGCGTCTCTAGGCGCTGTGTATCCCTGCTGCTCTATCTGTCTCTGCCGTCTCATGCCAGCCACCTCTCCAAATGGTCTGAGGGCCCCTGTGGGACCCCAAACTCTCCTGGAAGCAACATCGAGGGCTTTGTGTGCAAGTTCAGTTTCAAAGGCATGTGCCAGCCTCTGGCTCTGGGGGGCCCAGGCCGGGTGGAATACAGGACCCCGTTCCAGGCCACCAGCTCCTCCTTGGACACTGTGCCCTTCGCCTCTGTGGCTAACGTGGCCTGTGGGGATGGGGACGAGGGTCGGGAGCATTACTTCCTGTGTAAGGAGAAGGCCTCAGATGTGTTCGACTGGGGCAGCTCAGGCCCCCTCTGTGTTAGCCCCAAGTACGGCTGCAGCTTCAACAACGGGGGCTGCCAGCAAGACTGTTTCGAGGGTGGTGATGGCTCCTTCCGCTGTGGCTGTCGGCCGGGATTCAGGCTGCTGGATGACCTAGTGACCTGTGCCTCCCGGAACCCTTGCAGCTCCAGTCCCTGCAAAGGGGCAGCCACCTGTGTCCTGGGACCCCACAGGAAGAACTACACGTGTCTCTGCCCCCAAGGCTACCAGCTGGACTCAAGTCAGCAGGACTGTGTGGATGTGGACGAGTGCCAGGACTCCCCCTGCCCACAAGAGTGTGTCAACACCCCTGGGGGCTTCCACTGTGAGTGCTGGGTGGGCTACGAGCCCCGTGGCCCTGGGGAGGAGGCCTGTCAGGATGTGGACGAGTGTGCCTCTGGTCACTCGCCCTGCTCCCAGGACTGCACTAACACGGATGGCTCGTTCCACTGCTTCTGCAAGGAGGGCTATGTCCTGGCTGGGGAGGATGGCACCCAGTGCCTGGATGTGGACGAGTGTGAGGGCCCGGAGCATGGCCTTTGTGAGGGCTTGTGCCTCAATACGCAGGGGTCCTTCCGCTGCAGCTGCCTGCCGGGCTGGGAGCTGGGCCCGGATGGGGTCTCATGTACCGCAGGGTCCACGTCTCTGGCACCACAGACTGGGCCTCCCCAGGGAGAGGATATGGGAGATAGAGAGGGGAATCTTGTGTATTCTTCCACAATATCCAGGCCCACCGGGGACTCCGAGGGCACCTCCAAGGAGCCACCCACCATGAAGAGACCCTCCCTCCCATCTGAGGCTCCCACCACCCTGACTGCGCCTGACATGCTGGCTCCCAGTGGGCCCCCTGGTGAATGGATGGAGCCCATCACCCATCACCCCAAGGCTACCACAGATCATGGGGAGAATACGGATGAGGCCAAACAAAGTGACAACGGCACCGATGGGCAAAAGCTGCTTTTGTTCTATATCCTGGGCACAGTGGTAGCCATCTTACTCTTACTAGCTCTGGCTCTTGGACTTCTGGTCTATCGCAAGCGGAAagcaaagagggaggaggagaaggagaaaaagcccCAGAACGCTGCTGACAGCTACTCCTGGGCTCCAGAGCGGGCTGAGAACAGGGCCTTGGAGAATCAGTACAG CAGGCAGAGACCATCAACTGCCCCTTCACAGTCTGCTCAGCCTGACCGTGTCTGTCTCAGGATTCTGCCTATACTCAAGCCTTCACTACAGTTCCCCTGGACTGTCACCTTAATGTCCATCTGGCCTCCAGGCTCCTTTCACTCCAACTCCCAAAAGCAGAGCTGGATACAAGGATTCCAAAGCAAGTACTTTCCTTAG
- the CD93 gene encoding complement component C1q receptor isoform X3, with amino-acid sequence MATSAGLLLPLLLLGQPWAGAGAPGEAVVCAGNACYTAHWGKLSAAEAQSHCSKNGGNLATVKSEEEAWNIQRALAQLLELEEALEARMGKFWIGLQREKAKCLDSSLPLKGFSWVGGGEDTLYTNWNREVRSSCVSRRCVSLLLYLSLPSHASHLSKWSEGPCGTPNSPGSNIEGFVCKFSFKGMCQPLALGGPGRVEYRTPFQATSSSLDTVPFASVANVACGDGDEGREHYFLCKEKASDVFDWGSSGPLCVSPKYGCSFNNGGCQQDCFEGGDGSFRCGCRPGFRLLDDLVTCASRNPCSSSPCKGAATCVLGPHRKNYTCLCPQGYQLDSSQQDCVDVDECQDSPCPQECVNTPGGFHCECWVGYEPRGPGEEACQDVDECASGHSPCSQDCTNTDGSFHCFCKEGYVLAGEDGTQCLDVDECEGPEHGLCEGLCLNTQGSFRCSCLPGWELGPDGVSCTAGSTSLAPQTGPPQGEDMGDREGNLVYSSTISRPTGDSEGTSKEPPTMKRPSLPSEAPTTLTAPDMLAPSGPPGEWMEPITHHPKATTDHGENTDEAKQSDNGTDGQKLLLFYILGTVVAILLLLALALGLLVYRKRKAKREEEKEKKPQNAADSYSWAPERAENRALENQYRQRPSTAPSQSAQPDRVCLRILPILKPSLQFPWTVTLMSIWPPGSFHSNSQKQSWIQGFQSKYFP; translated from the exons ATGGCCACCTCTGCCGgcctgctgctgccgctgctgctccTGGGCCAGCCCTGGGCGGGGGCTGGAGCTCCCGGGGAAGCTGTGGTGTGCGCGGGGAATGCCTGCTACACAGCCCACTGGGGCAAGCTGAGTGCGGCCGAGGCCCAGAGTCACTGCAGCAAGAATGGGGGAAACCTGGCCACTGTGAAGAGTGAAGAGGAGGCTTGGAACATCCAGCGAGCCCTGGCCCAGCTCTTGGAGTTGGAGGAGGCCCTAGAAGCTCGGATGGGCAAGTTCTGGATCGGGCTCCAGCGCGAAAAGGCAAAGTGCTTAGACTCCAGCTTGCCGCTGAAAGGCTTCAGCTGGGTGGGCGGCGGGGAAGACACACTTTACACCAACTGGAACAGGGAGGTCAGGAGCTCCTGCGTCTCTAGGCGCTGTGTATCCCTGCTGCTCTATCTGTCTCTGCCGTCTCATGCCAGCCACCTCTCCAAATGGTCTGAGGGCCCCTGTGGGACCCCAAACTCTCCTGGAAGCAACATCGAGGGCTTTGTGTGCAAGTTCAGTTTCAAAGGCATGTGCCAGCCTCTGGCTCTGGGGGGCCCAGGCCGGGTGGAATACAGGACCCCGTTCCAGGCCACCAGCTCCTCCTTGGACACTGTGCCCTTCGCCTCTGTGGCTAACGTGGCCTGTGGGGATGGGGACGAGGGTCGGGAGCATTACTTCCTGTGTAAGGAGAAGGCCTCAGATGTGTTCGACTGGGGCAGCTCAGGCCCCCTCTGTGTTAGCCCCAAGTACGGCTGCAGCTTCAACAACGGGGGCTGCCAGCAAGACTGTTTCGAGGGTGGTGATGGCTCCTTCCGCTGTGGCTGTCGGCCGGGATTCAGGCTGCTGGATGACCTAGTGACCTGTGCCTCCCGGAACCCTTGCAGCTCCAGTCCCTGCAAAGGGGCAGCCACCTGTGTCCTGGGACCCCACAGGAAGAACTACACGTGTCTCTGCCCCCAAGGCTACCAGCTGGACTCAAGTCAGCAGGACTGTGTGGATGTGGACGAGTGCCAGGACTCCCCCTGCCCACAAGAGTGTGTCAACACCCCTGGGGGCTTCCACTGTGAGTGCTGGGTGGGCTACGAGCCCCGTGGCCCTGGGGAGGAGGCCTGTCAGGATGTGGACGAGTGTGCCTCTGGTCACTCGCCCTGCTCCCAGGACTGCACTAACACGGATGGCTCGTTCCACTGCTTCTGCAAGGAGGGCTATGTCCTGGCTGGGGAGGATGGCACCCAGTGCCTGGATGTGGACGAGTGTGAGGGCCCGGAGCATGGCCTTTGTGAGGGCTTGTGCCTCAATACGCAGGGGTCCTTCCGCTGCAGCTGCCTGCCGGGCTGGGAGCTGGGCCCGGATGGGGTCTCATGTACCGCAGGGTCCACGTCTCTGGCACCACAGACTGGGCCTCCCCAGGGAGAGGATATGGGAGATAGAGAGGGGAATCTTGTGTATTCTTCCACAATATCCAGGCCCACCGGGGACTCCGAGGGCACCTCCAAGGAGCCACCCACCATGAAGAGACCCTCCCTCCCATCTGAGGCTCCCACCACCCTGACTGCGCCTGACATGCTGGCTCCCAGTGGGCCCCCTGGTGAATGGATGGAGCCCATCACCCATCACCCCAAGGCTACCACAGATCATGGGGAGAATACGGATGAGGCCAAACAAAGTGACAACGGCACCGATGGGCAAAAGCTGCTTTTGTTCTATATCCTGGGCACAGTGGTAGCCATCTTACTCTTACTAGCTCTGGCTCTTGGACTTCTGGTCTATCGCAAGCGGAAagcaaagagggaggaggagaaggagaaaaagcccCAGAACGCTGCTGACAGCTACTCCTGGGCTCCAGAGCGGGCTGAGAACAGGGCCTTGGAGAATCAGTACAG GCAGAGACCATCAACTGCCCCTTCACAGTCTGCTCAGCCTGACCGTGTCTGTCTCAGGATTCTGCCTATACTCAAGCCTTCACTACAGTTCCCCTGGACTGTCACCTTAATGTCCATCTGGCCTCCAGGCTCCTTTCACTCCAACTCCCAAAAGCAGAGCTGGATACAAGGATTCCAAAGCAAGTACTTTCCTTAG
- the CD93 gene encoding complement component C1q receptor isoform X4, with product MATSAGLLLPLLLLGQPWAGAGAPGEAVVCAGNACYTAHWGKLSAAEAQSHCSKNGGNLATVKSEEEAWNIQRALAQLLELEEALEARMGKFWIGLQREKAKCLDSSLPLKGFSWVGGGEDTLYTNWNREVRSSCVSRRCVSLLLYLSLPSHASHLSKWSEGPCGTPNSPGSNIEGFVCKFSFKGMCQPLALGGPGRVEYRTPFQATSSSLDTVPFASVANVACGDGDEGREHYFLCKEKASDVFDWGSSGPLCVSPKYGCSFNNGGCQQDCFEGGDGSFRCGCRPGFRLLDDLVTCASRNPCSSSPCKGAATCVLGPHRKNYTCLCPQGYQLDSSQQDCVDVDECQDSPCPQECVNTPGGFHCECWVGYEPRGPGEEACQDVDECASGHSPCSQDCTNTDGSFHCFCKEGYVLAGEDGTQCLDVDECEGPEHGLCEGLCLNTQGSFRCSCLPGWELGPDGVSCTAGSTSLAPQTGPPQGEDMGDREGNLVYSSTISRPTGDSEGTSKEPPTMKRPSLPSEAPTTLTAPDMLAPSGPPGEWMEPITHHPKATTDHGENTDEAKQSDNGTDGQKLLLFYILGTVVAILLLLALALGLLVYRKRKAKREEEKEKKPQNAADSYSWAPERAENRALENQYSYHLPSQADDLGILVCLLWSQCGHPKLMTPGRSSLPPLVTAWAPQADDLWASWPAFSGHSVGTA from the exons ATGGCCACCTCTGCCGgcctgctgctgccgctgctgctccTGGGCCAGCCCTGGGCGGGGGCTGGAGCTCCCGGGGAAGCTGTGGTGTGCGCGGGGAATGCCTGCTACACAGCCCACTGGGGCAAGCTGAGTGCGGCCGAGGCCCAGAGTCACTGCAGCAAGAATGGGGGAAACCTGGCCACTGTGAAGAGTGAAGAGGAGGCTTGGAACATCCAGCGAGCCCTGGCCCAGCTCTTGGAGTTGGAGGAGGCCCTAGAAGCTCGGATGGGCAAGTTCTGGATCGGGCTCCAGCGCGAAAAGGCAAAGTGCTTAGACTCCAGCTTGCCGCTGAAAGGCTTCAGCTGGGTGGGCGGCGGGGAAGACACACTTTACACCAACTGGAACAGGGAGGTCAGGAGCTCCTGCGTCTCTAGGCGCTGTGTATCCCTGCTGCTCTATCTGTCTCTGCCGTCTCATGCCAGCCACCTCTCCAAATGGTCTGAGGGCCCCTGTGGGACCCCAAACTCTCCTGGAAGCAACATCGAGGGCTTTGTGTGCAAGTTCAGTTTCAAAGGCATGTGCCAGCCTCTGGCTCTGGGGGGCCCAGGCCGGGTGGAATACAGGACCCCGTTCCAGGCCACCAGCTCCTCCTTGGACACTGTGCCCTTCGCCTCTGTGGCTAACGTGGCCTGTGGGGATGGGGACGAGGGTCGGGAGCATTACTTCCTGTGTAAGGAGAAGGCCTCAGATGTGTTCGACTGGGGCAGCTCAGGCCCCCTCTGTGTTAGCCCCAAGTACGGCTGCAGCTTCAACAACGGGGGCTGCCAGCAAGACTGTTTCGAGGGTGGTGATGGCTCCTTCCGCTGTGGCTGTCGGCCGGGATTCAGGCTGCTGGATGACCTAGTGACCTGTGCCTCCCGGAACCCTTGCAGCTCCAGTCCCTGCAAAGGGGCAGCCACCTGTGTCCTGGGACCCCACAGGAAGAACTACACGTGTCTCTGCCCCCAAGGCTACCAGCTGGACTCAAGTCAGCAGGACTGTGTGGATGTGGACGAGTGCCAGGACTCCCCCTGCCCACAAGAGTGTGTCAACACCCCTGGGGGCTTCCACTGTGAGTGCTGGGTGGGCTACGAGCCCCGTGGCCCTGGGGAGGAGGCCTGTCAGGATGTGGACGAGTGTGCCTCTGGTCACTCGCCCTGCTCCCAGGACTGCACTAACACGGATGGCTCGTTCCACTGCTTCTGCAAGGAGGGCTATGTCCTGGCTGGGGAGGATGGCACCCAGTGCCTGGATGTGGACGAGTGTGAGGGCCCGGAGCATGGCCTTTGTGAGGGCTTGTGCCTCAATACGCAGGGGTCCTTCCGCTGCAGCTGCCTGCCGGGCTGGGAGCTGGGCCCGGATGGGGTCTCATGTACCGCAGGGTCCACGTCTCTGGCACCACAGACTGGGCCTCCCCAGGGAGAGGATATGGGAGATAGAGAGGGGAATCTTGTGTATTCTTCCACAATATCCAGGCCCACCGGGGACTCCGAGGGCACCTCCAAGGAGCCACCCACCATGAAGAGACCCTCCCTCCCATCTGAGGCTCCCACCACCCTGACTGCGCCTGACATGCTGGCTCCCAGTGGGCCCCCTGGTGAATGGATGGAGCCCATCACCCATCACCCCAAGGCTACCACAGATCATGGGGAGAATACGGATGAGGCCAAACAAAGTGACAACGGCACCGATGGGCAAAAGCTGCTTTTGTTCTATATCCTGGGCACAGTGGTAGCCATCTTACTCTTACTAGCTCTGGCTCTTGGACTTCTGGTCTATCGCAAGCGGAAagcaaagagggaggaggagaaggagaaaaagcccCAGAACGCTGCTGACAGCTACTCCTGGGCTCCAGAGCGGGCTGAGAACAGGGCCTTGGAGAATCAGTACAG CTATCATCTGCCCTCCCAAGCAGATGACCTGGGCATCCTGGTCTGCCTTCTCTGGTCACAGTGTGGGCACCCCAAGCTGATGACCCCTGGACGTTCCAGCCTGCCTCCTCTGGTCACAGCATGGGCACCCCAAGCAGATGACCTCTGGGCATCCTGGCCTGCCTTCTCTGGTCACAGCGTGGGCACTGCGTGA
- the CD93 gene encoding complement component C1q receptor isoform X1, which translates to MATSAGLLLPLLLLGQPWAGAGAPGEAVVCAGNACYTAHWGKLSAAEAQSHCSKNGGNLATVKSEEEAWNIQRALAQLLELEEALEARMGKFWIGLQREKAKCLDSSLPLKGFSWVGGGEDTLYTNWNREVRSSCVSRRCVSLLLYLSLPSHASHLSKWSEGPCGTPNSPGSNIEGFVCKFSFKGMCQPLALGGPGRVEYRTPFQATSSSLDTVPFASVANVACGDGDEGREHYFLCKEKASDVFDWGSSGPLCVSPKYGCSFNNGGCQQDCFEGGDGSFRCGCRPGFRLLDDLVTCASRNPCSSSPCKGAATCVLGPHRKNYTCLCPQGYQLDSSQQDCVDVDECQDSPCPQECVNTPGGFHCECWVGYEPRGPGEEACQDVDECASGHSPCSQDCTNTDGSFHCFCKEGYVLAGEDGTQCLDVDECEGPEHGLCEGLCLNTQGSFRCSCLPGWELGPDGVSCTAGSTSLAPQTGPPQGEDMGDREGNLVYSSTISRPTGDSEGTSKEPPTMKRPSLPSEAPTTLTAPDMLAPSGPPGEWMEPITHHPKATTDHGENTDEAKQSDNGTDGQKLLLFYILGTVVAILLLLALALGLLVYRKRKAKREEEKEKKPQNAADSYSWAPERAENRALENQYRLVSIQHPALISTSALLSAHNRLSSTRRTQVTCRLVAVTTQNRLGMCFLPGIPKSASQNQGALLFLALP; encoded by the exons ATGGCCACCTCTGCCGgcctgctgctgccgctgctgctccTGGGCCAGCCCTGGGCGGGGGCTGGAGCTCCCGGGGAAGCTGTGGTGTGCGCGGGGAATGCCTGCTACACAGCCCACTGGGGCAAGCTGAGTGCGGCCGAGGCCCAGAGTCACTGCAGCAAGAATGGGGGAAACCTGGCCACTGTGAAGAGTGAAGAGGAGGCTTGGAACATCCAGCGAGCCCTGGCCCAGCTCTTGGAGTTGGAGGAGGCCCTAGAAGCTCGGATGGGCAAGTTCTGGATCGGGCTCCAGCGCGAAAAGGCAAAGTGCTTAGACTCCAGCTTGCCGCTGAAAGGCTTCAGCTGGGTGGGCGGCGGGGAAGACACACTTTACACCAACTGGAACAGGGAGGTCAGGAGCTCCTGCGTCTCTAGGCGCTGTGTATCCCTGCTGCTCTATCTGTCTCTGCCGTCTCATGCCAGCCACCTCTCCAAATGGTCTGAGGGCCCCTGTGGGACCCCAAACTCTCCTGGAAGCAACATCGAGGGCTTTGTGTGCAAGTTCAGTTTCAAAGGCATGTGCCAGCCTCTGGCTCTGGGGGGCCCAGGCCGGGTGGAATACAGGACCCCGTTCCAGGCCACCAGCTCCTCCTTGGACACTGTGCCCTTCGCCTCTGTGGCTAACGTGGCCTGTGGGGATGGGGACGAGGGTCGGGAGCATTACTTCCTGTGTAAGGAGAAGGCCTCAGATGTGTTCGACTGGGGCAGCTCAGGCCCCCTCTGTGTTAGCCCCAAGTACGGCTGCAGCTTCAACAACGGGGGCTGCCAGCAAGACTGTTTCGAGGGTGGTGATGGCTCCTTCCGCTGTGGCTGTCGGCCGGGATTCAGGCTGCTGGATGACCTAGTGACCTGTGCCTCCCGGAACCCTTGCAGCTCCAGTCCCTGCAAAGGGGCAGCCACCTGTGTCCTGGGACCCCACAGGAAGAACTACACGTGTCTCTGCCCCCAAGGCTACCAGCTGGACTCAAGTCAGCAGGACTGTGTGGATGTGGACGAGTGCCAGGACTCCCCCTGCCCACAAGAGTGTGTCAACACCCCTGGGGGCTTCCACTGTGAGTGCTGGGTGGGCTACGAGCCCCGTGGCCCTGGGGAGGAGGCCTGTCAGGATGTGGACGAGTGTGCCTCTGGTCACTCGCCCTGCTCCCAGGACTGCACTAACACGGATGGCTCGTTCCACTGCTTCTGCAAGGAGGGCTATGTCCTGGCTGGGGAGGATGGCACCCAGTGCCTGGATGTGGACGAGTGTGAGGGCCCGGAGCATGGCCTTTGTGAGGGCTTGTGCCTCAATACGCAGGGGTCCTTCCGCTGCAGCTGCCTGCCGGGCTGGGAGCTGGGCCCGGATGGGGTCTCATGTACCGCAGGGTCCACGTCTCTGGCACCACAGACTGGGCCTCCCCAGGGAGAGGATATGGGAGATAGAGAGGGGAATCTTGTGTATTCTTCCACAATATCCAGGCCCACCGGGGACTCCGAGGGCACCTCCAAGGAGCCACCCACCATGAAGAGACCCTCCCTCCCATCTGAGGCTCCCACCACCCTGACTGCGCCTGACATGCTGGCTCCCAGTGGGCCCCCTGGTGAATGGATGGAGCCCATCACCCATCACCCCAAGGCTACCACAGATCATGGGGAGAATACGGATGAGGCCAAACAAAGTGACAACGGCACCGATGGGCAAAAGCTGCTTTTGTTCTATATCCTGGGCACAGTGGTAGCCATCTTACTCTTACTAGCTCTGGCTCTTGGACTTCTGGTCTATCGCAAGCGGAAagcaaagagggaggaggagaaggagaaaaagcccCAGAACGCTGCTGACAGCTACTCCTGGGCTCCAGAGCGGGCTGAGAACAGGGCCTTGGAGAATCAGTACAG attggtttccatacaacacccagcgctcatctcaacaagcgccctcctctctgcccacaACCGCTTGAGTAGCACCAGGAGGACTCAGGTCACCTGCAGGCTTGTTGCTGTCACCACGCAGAACAGATTAGGAATGTGTTTCCTTCCGGGGATTCCCAAGTCTGCCTCTCAAAACCAGGGTGCCCTATTATTTCTGGCTTTGCCTTAG
- the CD93 gene encoding complement component C1q receptor isoform X8 produces MATSAGLLLPLLLLGQPWAGAGAPGEAVVCAGNACYTAHWGKLSAAEAQSHCSKNGGNLATVKSEEEAWNIQRALAQLLELEEALEARMGKFWIGLQREKAKCLDSSLPLKGFSWVGGGEDTLYTNWNREVRSSCVSRRCVSLLLYLSLPSHASHLSKWSEGPCGTPNSPGSNIEGFVCKFSFKGMCQPLALGGPGRVEYRTPFQATSSSLDTVPFASVANVACGDGDEGREHYFLCKEKASDVFDWGSSGPLCVSPKYGCSFNNGGCQQDCFEGGDGSFRCGCRPGFRLLDDLVTCASRNPCSSSPCKGAATCVLGPHRKNYTCLCPQGYQLDSSQQDCVDVDECQDSPCPQECVNTPGGFHCECWVGYEPRGPGEEACQDVDECASGHSPCSQDCTNTDGSFHCFCKEGYVLAGEDGTQCLDVDECEGPEHGLCEGLCLNTQGSFRCSCLPGWELGPDGVSCTAGSTSLAPQTGPPQGEDMGDREGNLVYSSTISRPTGDSEGTSKEPPTMKRPSLPSEAPTTLTAPDMLAPSGPPGEWMEPITHHPKATTDHGENTDEAKQSDNGTDGQKLLLFYILGTVVAILLLLALALGLLVYRKRKAKREEEKEKKPQNAADSYSWAPERAENRALENQYSPTPGTDC; encoded by the exons ATGGCCACCTCTGCCGgcctgctgctgccgctgctgctccTGGGCCAGCCCTGGGCGGGGGCTGGAGCTCCCGGGGAAGCTGTGGTGTGCGCGGGGAATGCCTGCTACACAGCCCACTGGGGCAAGCTGAGTGCGGCCGAGGCCCAGAGTCACTGCAGCAAGAATGGGGGAAACCTGGCCACTGTGAAGAGTGAAGAGGAGGCTTGGAACATCCAGCGAGCCCTGGCCCAGCTCTTGGAGTTGGAGGAGGCCCTAGAAGCTCGGATGGGCAAGTTCTGGATCGGGCTCCAGCGCGAAAAGGCAAAGTGCTTAGACTCCAGCTTGCCGCTGAAAGGCTTCAGCTGGGTGGGCGGCGGGGAAGACACACTTTACACCAACTGGAACAGGGAGGTCAGGAGCTCCTGCGTCTCTAGGCGCTGTGTATCCCTGCTGCTCTATCTGTCTCTGCCGTCTCATGCCAGCCACCTCTCCAAATGGTCTGAGGGCCCCTGTGGGACCCCAAACTCTCCTGGAAGCAACATCGAGGGCTTTGTGTGCAAGTTCAGTTTCAAAGGCATGTGCCAGCCTCTGGCTCTGGGGGGCCCAGGCCGGGTGGAATACAGGACCCCGTTCCAGGCCACCAGCTCCTCCTTGGACACTGTGCCCTTCGCCTCTGTGGCTAACGTGGCCTGTGGGGATGGGGACGAGGGTCGGGAGCATTACTTCCTGTGTAAGGAGAAGGCCTCAGATGTGTTCGACTGGGGCAGCTCAGGCCCCCTCTGTGTTAGCCCCAAGTACGGCTGCAGCTTCAACAACGGGGGCTGCCAGCAAGACTGTTTCGAGGGTGGTGATGGCTCCTTCCGCTGTGGCTGTCGGCCGGGATTCAGGCTGCTGGATGACCTAGTGACCTGTGCCTCCCGGAACCCTTGCAGCTCCAGTCCCTGCAAAGGGGCAGCCACCTGTGTCCTGGGACCCCACAGGAAGAACTACACGTGTCTCTGCCCCCAAGGCTACCAGCTGGACTCAAGTCAGCAGGACTGTGTGGATGTGGACGAGTGCCAGGACTCCCCCTGCCCACAAGAGTGTGTCAACACCCCTGGGGGCTTCCACTGTGAGTGCTGGGTGGGCTACGAGCCCCGTGGCCCTGGGGAGGAGGCCTGTCAGGATGTGGACGAGTGTGCCTCTGGTCACTCGCCCTGCTCCCAGGACTGCACTAACACGGATGGCTCGTTCCACTGCTTCTGCAAGGAGGGCTATGTCCTGGCTGGGGAGGATGGCACCCAGTGCCTGGATGTGGACGAGTGTGAGGGCCCGGAGCATGGCCTTTGTGAGGGCTTGTGCCTCAATACGCAGGGGTCCTTCCGCTGCAGCTGCCTGCCGGGCTGGGAGCTGGGCCCGGATGGGGTCTCATGTACCGCAGGGTCCACGTCTCTGGCACCACAGACTGGGCCTCCCCAGGGAGAGGATATGGGAGATAGAGAGGGGAATCTTGTGTATTCTTCCACAATATCCAGGCCCACCGGGGACTCCGAGGGCACCTCCAAGGAGCCACCCACCATGAAGAGACCCTCCCTCCCATCTGAGGCTCCCACCACCCTGACTGCGCCTGACATGCTGGCTCCCAGTGGGCCCCCTGGTGAATGGATGGAGCCCATCACCCATCACCCCAAGGCTACCACAGATCATGGGGAGAATACGGATGAGGCCAAACAAAGTGACAACGGCACCGATGGGCAAAAGCTGCTTTTGTTCTATATCCTGGGCACAGTGGTAGCCATCTTACTCTTACTAGCTCTGGCTCTTGGACTTCTGGTCTATCGCAAGCGGAAagcaaagagggaggaggagaaggagaaaaagcccCAGAACGCTGCTGACAGCTACTCCTGGGCTCCAGAGCGGGCTGAGAACAGGGCCTTGGAGAATCAGTACAG TCCAACGCCAGGGACGGACTGCTGA